The following are encoded in a window of Paenibacillus polymyxa genomic DNA:
- the pyrR gene encoding bifunctional pyr operon transcriptional regulator/uracil phosphoribosyltransferase PyrR — protein sequence MSHETHVLMDEIAIRRALTRIAHEILEKNKGIDDCVLVGIRTRGVHLAQRLAEKIAEIEGAPIPWGELDVTAYRDDRSSVAEAKGNGKELLMNPADVSVHDKKVILFDDVLYTGRTIRAAMDALMHCGRPQMIQLAVLADRGHRELPIRPDYIGKNIPTSKSEEIVVALQETDGKDEVTIIQNRGEQL from the coding sequence ATGAGTCATGAAACACATGTACTGATGGATGAAATTGCGATTCGTCGGGCATTGACACGGATTGCACATGAAATTTTGGAGAAAAACAAAGGTATTGACGATTGTGTGCTAGTAGGTATTCGAACACGCGGAGTTCATCTGGCGCAACGCCTGGCTGAAAAAATTGCTGAGATTGAAGGCGCACCAATTCCATGGGGAGAGCTGGATGTCACAGCCTACCGGGATGACCGGAGCAGCGTAGCTGAAGCTAAAGGAAATGGAAAAGAGCTTTTGATGAATCCTGCTGACGTATCGGTTCATGATAAGAAAGTCATTCTCTTTGACGATGTGCTGTACACAGGCCGCACCATCCGCGCGGCGATGGATGCATTGATGCACTGCGGACGACCGCAAATGATTCAGCTGGCAGTGCTAGCAGATCGCGGACACCGTGAGCTTCCGATTCGTCCGGATTACATCGGCAAGAACATCCCGACCTCCAAATCTGAGGAAATCGTAGTAGCCCTTCAAGAGACGGACGGTAAGGACGAAGTGACAATCATTCAGAACCGGGGGGAACAGCTATGA
- a CDS encoding aspartate carbamoyltransferase catalytic subunit, producing the protein MITTASQLKERSLLGLKELSRNEIESILDRAHYWEYQPEKLVPVLQSRFAANMFFENSTRTRFSFEMAEKRLGAQVLNFSAAASSVEKGESIYDTVRTLESMGIDAGVIRLKPAGVLQELAEKVSVPLVNAGDGNNEHPTQALLDLYTMRKTFGELKGLRVSIIGDILHSRVARSNLWALQKFGAKVSFCAPDNMQAPDLAAYAPYVPMQEALQADVVMMLRVQLERHAEGMLRSADEYREQYGLTEKRAANLKPGTIIMHPAPVNRNVEIDSAVVESEQSRIFPQMANGVPIRMAVMERAMKL; encoded by the coding sequence ATGATCACAACAGCCAGTCAACTTAAAGAACGTAGCCTGCTCGGGTTAAAGGAACTTAGCCGAAATGAAATCGAGTCCATTCTGGATCGTGCTCATTATTGGGAATATCAACCAGAAAAACTGGTTCCAGTACTGCAATCACGCTTTGCGGCCAACATGTTTTTTGAAAACAGCACTCGCACCCGCTTTTCTTTTGAGATGGCAGAGAAGCGGCTGGGCGCTCAGGTTTTGAACTTTTCCGCTGCGGCTTCCAGTGTGGAAAAAGGGGAGTCCATTTACGATACAGTACGTACGCTCGAATCCATGGGCATTGATGCAGGAGTCATCCGGTTAAAGCCAGCCGGGGTGCTGCAAGAGCTTGCTGAGAAGGTCAGTGTTCCACTGGTTAATGCAGGGGACGGCAACAATGAGCATCCGACACAGGCTCTGCTGGACCTGTACACCATGCGCAAAACTTTCGGTGAGCTTAAAGGCTTGAGAGTATCCATCATAGGAGACATTCTGCACAGCCGTGTCGCTCGCTCGAATCTGTGGGCCTTGCAAAAATTCGGAGCCAAGGTTAGCTTCTGCGCTCCTGATAATATGCAAGCACCTGATCTTGCGGCGTACGCGCCTTATGTTCCGATGCAAGAGGCACTACAGGCGGACGTGGTCATGATGCTTCGGGTACAGCTGGAACGGCATGCCGAAGGGATGTTGCGCTCAGCGGATGAGTACCGAGAGCAGTACGGTTTGACAGAGAAAAGAGCAGCGAACCTGAAGCCCGGAACAATTATCATGCATCCAGCTCCAGTGAATCGGAACGTGGAAATTGATAGTGCGGTTGTGGAAAGCGAACAATCACGAATTTTTCCACAAATGGCAAACGGGGTTCCGATCCGCATGGCGGTTATGGAACGGGCAATGAAGCTGTAG
- a CDS encoding RluA family pseudouridine synthase encodes MSEVNENGEAAGLSYEDELEGESLEWTADSGDAKTRIDKYIAEEMKEVSRSQIQLWIGNGRVLVNGTAIKANYKLAEGDRIVLSVPEPESVDIVPENIPLDVVYEDSDVIVINKQRGLVVHPAPGHSSGTLVNALMYHCHDLSGINGELRPGIVHRIDKDTSGLLMAAKNDQAHASLAAQLKDHSVTRKYIALVHGHLSHDQGTVDAPIGRDSGDRKLFTVTERNSKHAVTHFLVIERLGDYTLLELQLETGRTHQIRVHMKFIGHPLVGDPMYGRSKGVRMDGQALHAAVLGFKHPSTGEYMEFNRPIPPDMEDVLASLRSR; translated from the coding sequence ATGAGCGAAGTGAATGAAAACGGCGAAGCCGCAGGTCTGTCTTATGAGGACGAACTGGAGGGTGAATCTCTGGAATGGACGGCCGATTCCGGGGATGCCAAAACGCGTATAGACAAATATATCGCCGAAGAAATGAAGGAAGTGTCTCGTTCTCAGATACAGCTGTGGATCGGAAACGGTCGCGTGCTGGTGAACGGTACGGCGATCAAGGCGAACTACAAGCTGGCTGAAGGAGATCGTATTGTATTATCGGTACCGGAGCCAGAAAGTGTAGATATTGTACCGGAAAATATTCCGTTGGATGTCGTTTACGAGGACTCGGACGTTATTGTTATTAACAAGCAACGTGGTCTGGTCGTGCATCCTGCACCGGGACACTCTTCGGGAACATTGGTTAACGCACTGATGTACCACTGTCACGATCTTTCCGGCATCAACGGGGAATTACGTCCTGGTATTGTTCACCGTATTGATAAGGATACATCAGGACTGCTGATGGCGGCTAAAAATGATCAGGCTCACGCATCACTTGCAGCACAGCTTAAGGACCATAGTGTGACTCGGAAATATATCGCCTTAGTTCACGGTCATTTGAGCCACGATCAGGGAACGGTAGATGCTCCGATTGGCCGCGATTCCGGTGATCGTAAATTGTTCACAGTGACGGAACGTAACAGCAAGCATGCAGTCACCCATTTTCTCGTCATTGAACGGTTGGGGGATTATACCCTGCTTGAACTTCAATTGGAAACAGGACGCACACACCAAATTCGTGTTCACATGAAATTTATTGGACACCCATTGGTTGGCGACCCTATGTATGGGCGCAGCAAAGGGGTTCGTATGGATGGTCAGGCGCTGCATGCGGCGGTACTGGGCTTTAAGCATCCATCCACTGGAGAGTACATGGAATTCAACAGACCGATCCCTCCTGATATGGAGGATGTGTTAGCGTCCCTGCGTAGTCGCTAA
- a CDS encoding DivIVA domain-containing protein, which produces MPLTPLDIHNKEFARRLRGYDEDQVNEFLDQVIKDYEGVIRENKELSTELLNVQEKLDHFATIEDTLSKTIIVAQEAADEVRNNAKKESQLIVKEAEKNADRIVNEALSKSRKIALEVEELKKQASIYRARFRTLVEAQLDLLSQDGWEALENREREVLEREREMKEIY; this is translated from the coding sequence ATGCCATTAACGCCATTGGATATACATAACAAGGAATTTGCCCGCCGGCTTCGCGGTTATGATGAGGATCAGGTTAATGAATTTTTGGATCAGGTGATCAAAGATTACGAGGGCGTTATTCGTGAAAATAAAGAACTGAGCACCGAGTTGTTGAACGTACAGGAGAAGCTCGATCATTTCGCGACGATTGAGGATACGCTGAGTAAGACGATTATCGTAGCGCAGGAAGCGGCTGATGAAGTTCGTAACAACGCCAAGAAAGAATCCCAACTGATCGTGAAGGAAGCGGAAAAAAATGCGGACCGTATTGTGAACGAAGCATTGTCCAAATCCCGCAAGATCGCGTTGGAGGTTGAAGAACTGAAGAAGCAGGCATCGATTTACCGAGCACGGTTTCGTACACTGGTGGAAGCACAGCTTGACTTGTTAAGCCAAGACGGCTGGGAAGCACTTGAAAACCGGGAACGCGAAGTACTGGAGCGCGAGCGTGAGATGAAAGAAATTTACTAA
- the lspA gene encoding signal peptidase II yields MIYFGIALIIFLIDQGVKYLVATRMELYEQIPVIGNFFLITSHRNRGAAFGILEGQRWLFIVITIVVVIGIVWYLRKTVKAGQKLLPVALSLVLGGAVGNFLDRAISGEVVDFAQFNFGSYTFPIFNVADSAIVIGVALIILDTLLESRREKGNGNDSIEGKS; encoded by the coding sequence GTGATTTATTTTGGTATTGCGCTAATTATTTTTTTGATTGATCAGGGAGTCAAATATTTGGTGGCTACGCGGATGGAATTGTACGAACAAATACCAGTCATCGGCAATTTCTTTTTAATCACCTCCCATCGAAATCGTGGAGCCGCTTTTGGGATTTTGGAAGGTCAACGTTGGCTTTTTATCGTGATTACAATTGTAGTGGTGATTGGTATCGTCTGGTACCTGCGAAAAACAGTCAAGGCTGGACAGAAGCTACTTCCTGTTGCGCTAAGTTTGGTGCTGGGGGGAGCAGTCGGTAACTTTTTGGATCGAGCTATTTCAGGGGAAGTAGTTGATTTTGCACAATTTAATTTTGGAAGCTATACGTTCCCCATTTTTAATGTGGCAGATTCGGCAATTGTCATCGGTGTAGCACTGATTATTTTGGATACATTGCTGGAATCGCGTCGGGAAAAAGGAAATGGCAATGATAGCATTGAAGGGAAGTCATAG
- a CDS encoding dihydroorotase → MKQLIMNASVLNEQGEAELKSILIADGKILAIANADAGVSLLVEEGASGQEREVEKIDAQGKLVIPGLIDMHVHLREPGFEYKETIETGSRAAVKGGFTTIACMPNTRPVTDNVDTVQLVLKKGQEAGFAKVLPYAAITKNELGRELTDFEALKAAGAIGFTDDGVGVQSAQMMKDAMARAKALDMPVIAHCEDNTLVEGAAVTDGEFAKRHGLKGIPNESEAIHVGRDILLSEATGAHYHVCHVSTEQSVRLIRHAKSFGIKVTAEVCPHHLVLSDEDIPGLEPNWKMNPPLRSPRDVQACIEGLEDGTIDIVVTDHAAHSEEEKARGMELAPFGIVGFETAFPLLYTKFVATGQWTLDFLVRRMTADPARVFRLDTGRLEEGAPADLTMIDLEQEQAVDPQTFASKGRNTPFTGWKLKGWPVKTWVDGKLVWSADEAK, encoded by the coding sequence ATGAAACAATTAATTATGAATGCAAGCGTATTGAACGAGCAGGGCGAGGCTGAATTGAAATCCATCCTAATCGCCGACGGAAAGATTTTGGCTATCGCAAATGCGGATGCTGGAGTTAGCCTACTTGTAGAAGAAGGGGCATCTGGACAGGAGCGCGAAGTCGAAAAAATCGACGCCCAGGGCAAGCTGGTCATCCCCGGTTTAATCGACATGCATGTGCATCTGAGAGAACCTGGCTTTGAATATAAAGAAACAATTGAAACGGGCAGCCGTGCGGCGGTGAAAGGCGGATTTACGACGATTGCCTGCATGCCAAACACACGTCCAGTGACGGACAATGTTGACACAGTCCAGCTGGTATTGAAAAAGGGACAGGAAGCCGGGTTTGCCAAGGTTCTTCCTTACGCAGCCATTACGAAAAACGAACTGGGTCGTGAGCTGACAGATTTTGAAGCGCTCAAAGCAGCAGGTGCAATCGGCTTTACTGACGATGGTGTCGGGGTGCAAAGCGCGCAAATGATGAAGGACGCCATGGCGCGGGCCAAAGCACTGGATATGCCGGTTATTGCACACTGTGAAGATAACACGCTTGTTGAAGGAGCGGCTGTGACGGACGGCGAATTTGCCAAGCGCCACGGACTTAAAGGCATTCCGAACGAATCCGAAGCCATTCACGTCGGACGAGACATTTTGTTATCCGAGGCAACCGGGGCACACTATCATGTATGCCATGTCAGCACAGAGCAGTCAGTGCGGTTAATCCGCCACGCGAAATCTTTTGGTATCAAGGTAACGGCTGAGGTATGCCCACACCACTTGGTATTGTCAGATGAGGACATCCCTGGGCTGGAGCCGAATTGGAAAATGAATCCTCCGCTCCGCTCCCCACGTGATGTGCAGGCATGCATCGAGGGACTGGAAGACGGTACGATTGACATCGTCGTAACCGACCATGCAGCGCACAGTGAGGAAGAGAAGGCAAGAGGGATGGAGCTGGCGCCATTCGGGATCGTTGGATTTGAGACGGCCTTCCCGCTGTTGTACACGAAATTCGTAGCTACCGGACAGTGGACGCTGGACTTTCTGGTGCGTCGTATGACTGCTGATCCAGCGCGTGTCTTCCGCCTGGATACGGGACGCCTGGAAGAAGGAGCTCCAGCCGACCTGACCATGATTGATCTGGAGCAGGAGCAGGCAGTTGATCCGCAAACGTTTGCCAGCAAAGGACGCAACACTCCTTTTACAGGCTGGAAGCTCAAAGGCTGGCCTGTAAAAACTTGGGTAGATGGCAAACTGGTATGGTCTGCTGACGAAGCAAAATAA
- a CDS encoding TraR/DksA C4-type zinc finger protein has translation MSPLTEQQLQGLRNELLERKKEIEHRLQNNDHYGLGDSQRDQTGELSPIDNHPGDLATETYERAKDISLLEHDEFQLERIESALMAMEKGTYGICAASGKPIPYERLLAVPYTIYCKEYSPETEVSNRRPVEEEFLAPSFGRTSLDERDDQNGFDGEDAWQIVENWGTSNTPAMAESGEIHSYDDMEIEAGDDNMGFVEPYESFIATDIYGQNVSVIRSSIYQRYIEDGEGEGLLEPDTHEDES, from the coding sequence ATGTCCCCATTGACGGAGCAACAATTGCAGGGCTTGCGTAACGAACTGCTGGAACGCAAAAAAGAAATTGAGCATCGTTTGCAAAACAACGACCATTACGGACTCGGCGATTCCCAACGCGACCAAACCGGCGAGCTTTCTCCTATTGATAACCACCCAGGAGACCTGGCTACCGAAACCTACGAGCGAGCCAAGGATATTTCCTTACTAGAACACGACGAATTCCAATTAGAACGCATCGAATCAGCTCTGATGGCCATGGAAAAGGGCACGTATGGCATTTGTGCCGCCAGCGGTAAACCCATTCCCTATGAGCGCCTACTGGCTGTTCCCTATACCATTTACTGTAAAGAGTACAGTCCCGAAACAGAAGTGTCTAACCGCCGCCCAGTAGAGGAAGAATTTCTCGCTCCCTCGTTCGGCAGAACGAGTCTGGATGAGCGTGATGATCAAAACGGCTTCGACGGTGAAGATGCTTGGCAGATCGTCGAAAATTGGGGTACCTCTAACACACCAGCCATGGCCGAAAGTGGAGAAATCCACAGTTATGATGATATGGAAATTGAAGCAGGCGATGATAATATGGGCTTCGTAGAGCCATACGAAAGCTTTATTGCTACTGACATTTATGGACAAAATGTATCTGTTATTCGCAGCTCCATTTATCAGCGTTATATCGAAGATGGCGAGGGCGAAGGTCTACTGGAGCCGGATACGCACGAAGACGAATCGTGA
- the carA gene encoding glutamine-hydrolyzing carbamoyl-phosphate synthase small subunit translates to MQARLLLQDGTLFTGTSFGAEGDKTGEVVFNTGITGYQEVLTDPSYCGQIVTMTYPLIGNYGITRDDFESVRPYVHGFAVRHYEPAPSNWRAQYSVGDLLKEYGIIGISDIDTRMLTRIIRHHGTMKGILTTGSQPLEELKEMMSDLTIEELRNQVPMTSTPHPYSSPGNGERIVLIDYGAKSGILRELNKRDCDVVVVPHDTTAEEIRRLDPDGIQLSNGPGDPKDVPHAVRTVAELLGEYPIFGICLGHQLFALASGADTEKLKFGHRGGNHPVKELESGRCFITSQNHGYTVNEDSIQGTELEVTHINNNDKTIEGLKHTKYPAFSVQYHPEAAPGPYDNGYLFDRFLDMIREHKRNHPKQPRQAAIAAAVRGER, encoded by the coding sequence ATGCAGGCAAGATTGTTACTTCAGGACGGCACGCTGTTTACAGGCACATCATTTGGTGCGGAAGGTGATAAAACAGGCGAGGTCGTTTTCAACACAGGGATTACAGGCTATCAAGAGGTGCTTACTGATCCCTCTTACTGCGGACAAATCGTAACGATGACTTACCCGCTGATTGGCAACTATGGAATTACTCGTGATGACTTTGAATCGGTACGGCCTTATGTCCATGGCTTTGCTGTTAGACATTACGAGCCAGCGCCAAGTAACTGGCGTGCTCAATACAGCGTGGGCGATTTGCTGAAGGAATATGGCATCATTGGCATTAGCGACATCGACACCCGCATGCTTACCCGGATTATTCGCCATCACGGCACGATGAAGGGCATTTTGACGACTGGTTCCCAGCCGCTGGAAGAACTGAAAGAAATGATGTCTGACTTGACCATTGAAGAACTGCGCAATCAGGTTCCTATGACTTCCACACCTCATCCGTACAGCAGTCCTGGCAACGGAGAGCGGATCGTATTGATTGACTACGGTGCCAAAAGCGGCATTTTGCGCGAACTGAACAAACGGGACTGCGATGTAGTTGTCGTTCCACATGATACGACGGCTGAGGAAATTCGTCGCTTGGACCCGGACGGTATCCAGCTGTCTAACGGCCCTGGAGATCCAAAAGACGTACCCCATGCCGTTCGTACGGTAGCTGAACTGTTAGGGGAATATCCGATTTTCGGAATTTGCTTGGGACACCAGTTGTTCGCTTTAGCTTCGGGAGCGGATACGGAAAAGCTGAAATTCGGACATCGCGGTGGTAACCATCCGGTGAAAGAACTGGAGAGCGGACGCTGCTTTATCACATCACAAAATCACGGCTACACGGTGAATGAGGATTCGATCCAAGGTACTGAGCTTGAAGTGACACATATTAATAACAACGATAAAACGATTGAAGGTCTTAAACATACCAAGTATCCCGCGTTTTCGGTGCAATATCATCCAGAGGCTGCACCAGGACCTTACGATAATGGCTACCTGTTTGACCGCTTTCTGGACATGATCCGTGAGCACAAAAGAAATCATCCAAAGCAACCGCGTCAGGCTGCTATCGCCGCCGCAGTGAGAGGAGAGCGCTAA
- a CDS encoding DUF5665 domain-containing protein translates to MNGEGAAIAADKSKTGNQAERLSRVEKLIRAVSEQMERTRIADYALLLNKPWRLLWLNLISGVSRGIGIALGFTFFAATIIYVLQVLGALNLPIIGDYIADIVRIVQRQLELTTY, encoded by the coding sequence ATGAACGGAGAAGGGGCTGCCATAGCCGCAGATAAAAGCAAAACAGGTAATCAGGCTGAACGATTAAGTCGTGTTGAAAAGCTGATACGTGCTGTGTCAGAGCAGATGGAACGGACACGTATTGCAGATTACGCTTTGCTGCTGAACAAGCCTTGGCGATTACTCTGGCTAAATCTAATATCAGGCGTTTCCCGGGGAATCGGCATCGCGCTAGGTTTTACTTTTTTTGCTGCTACCATTATTTATGTGCTGCAAGTGCTCGGAGCGTTGAATTTGCCGATTATCGGTGATTATATCGCTGATATTGTACGGATCGTACAGCGACAATTGGAGCTTACCACCTATTAG
- the ileS gene encoding isoleucine--tRNA ligase — protein MNRVDVKEKARSRDLRILSKWKQEDTFRKSITNREGKPNFVFYEGPPTANGKPHIGHVLGRVIKDFVGRYQTMKGYRVVRKAGWDTHGLPVELGVQKQLGISHKPEIEEYGVEKFIKKCKASVFEYEQQWRDLTEAIGYWTDLDNPYITLDNNYIESVWNILATIHEKDLLYRGHRVSPYCPDCQTTLSSHEVAQGYKDVKDLSATAKFKLHSSGEYVLAWTTTPWTLPSHVALAVNPELEYARVKQEDGVYIVAKNLVEDVIKGDHEVIGTLSGSELVGQTYTPPFTYFQVEKGNQILGAKFVTDSSGTGIVHMAPAHGEDDYRVCRENGVEFINVVDLQGNYVEEITDFAGRFVKDCDVDIVKMLSEKGLLYSKEKYEHSYPFCWRCDTPLLYYAMDSWFIKTTAIKDQLIANNSEVEWYPGHIREGRFGKFLEELVDWNISRDRYWGTPLNIWVCEETGEQFAPHSIAELRERAIGDVPADIELHKPYVDDIKVRSQCGKYEMTRTPEVIDVWFDSGSMPFAQHHYPFENNETFEQQFPADMICEGIDQTRGWFYSLLAVSTMLTGKAPYKAVMATGHVLDEQGQKMSKSKGNVIDPWEVIDEYGTDAFRWALLSDSAPWNSKRFSKGIVGEAKSKLVDTLVNTHAFLTLYADIDGFDPAQHPFKPSAHKLDRWILSRLNSLILVVDKALAVNDFLNSSKAIESFVDELSNWYIRRSRDRFWGNGLTEDKLDAYRTLTEVLLTTAKLLAPFTPLLAEDIYLNLSNGESVHLDDYPTANESLIDPELERDMETARRVVELARNVRNETGLKTRQPLSELILSMDQDFELSGYEEIIKDEINVKHIHVETDDSGFVDFTLKLNLKVAGKKYGKNVGFLQNFFKGMSAEDTRSVVEKGVLNVASPEGEELQVTAEELLVEKKAKEGFASASGYGLTVALNTDITPELEQEGWVREVVRAVQDYRKKLDLPIEKYVALTLDVDNELRLAIESFDSVLRENVLVTTVTFGQAEPAEHVEVNGKTIGVHIGE, from the coding sequence ATGAACAGAGTGGATGTTAAAGAAAAAGCACGGTCTCGTGACCTACGCATCCTGAGCAAATGGAAGCAGGAGGACACATTCCGTAAATCCATCACAAATCGTGAAGGAAAGCCAAATTTTGTGTTTTATGAAGGCCCACCAACAGCTAACGGTAAACCGCATATCGGTCACGTGCTGGGCCGTGTAATTAAGGATTTCGTCGGTCGCTATCAGACAATGAAGGGATACCGCGTCGTACGTAAGGCAGGCTGGGACACGCATGGCTTGCCGGTAGAATTGGGTGTACAAAAGCAGCTGGGAATCTCCCACAAACCTGAAATTGAAGAATACGGTGTTGAAAAGTTTATTAAAAAATGTAAGGCGAGCGTGTTTGAGTATGAGCAACAATGGCGTGATTTAACCGAAGCGATCGGATATTGGACAGACCTCGATAACCCGTACATTACATTGGATAATAACTATATCGAGAGTGTATGGAACATTTTGGCGACGATTCATGAAAAAGATCTGCTGTATCGTGGTCATCGTGTGAGTCCATATTGCCCGGATTGTCAAACGACGCTAAGTTCTCATGAAGTAGCGCAGGGCTACAAAGATGTGAAGGATCTGAGCGCCACGGCCAAATTCAAGCTGCATAGCAGTGGTGAATATGTACTGGCTTGGACGACAACGCCTTGGACCTTGCCGAGTCACGTGGCGCTCGCCGTCAACCCTGAACTGGAATATGCACGTGTGAAGCAGGAAGACGGTGTATACATCGTTGCTAAAAATCTGGTTGAGGACGTAATTAAAGGCGATCATGAAGTGATTGGCACGCTATCCGGTTCAGAACTGGTTGGCCAAACGTATACCCCGCCATTTACGTATTTTCAGGTTGAGAAGGGTAATCAGATTCTGGGTGCGAAGTTCGTAACAGACTCCAGCGGTACAGGTATCGTTCATATGGCTCCAGCGCATGGTGAGGATGATTACCGGGTATGCCGTGAAAATGGTGTTGAATTCATCAACGTAGTGGATCTTCAAGGTAACTATGTAGAGGAAATCACTGATTTTGCAGGCCGTTTTGTGAAAGACTGTGATGTGGATATTGTTAAAATGCTGTCCGAAAAAGGTTTGCTGTACAGCAAGGAAAAATACGAGCATAGCTATCCGTTCTGCTGGCGCTGCGATACTCCATTATTGTACTATGCTATGGACAGCTGGTTTATCAAAACAACTGCGATTAAGGATCAACTGATTGCTAACAACAGCGAAGTCGAATGGTACCCGGGTCATATACGTGAAGGACGTTTCGGCAAGTTCTTGGAAGAACTGGTGGATTGGAACATCAGTCGCGATCGCTATTGGGGTACACCGCTAAACATCTGGGTTTGTGAAGAAACTGGAGAACAGTTCGCTCCGCATAGTATTGCTGAGTTGAGGGAACGTGCGATCGGCGACGTACCAGCGGATATCGAGCTGCACAAACCATATGTAGATGATATCAAGGTTCGTAGCCAATGCGGTAAATACGAAATGACTCGTACACCGGAAGTAATCGACGTATGGTTCGATAGCGGCTCCATGCCGTTTGCGCAGCATCATTATCCTTTTGAAAATAATGAAACGTTCGAGCAGCAATTTCCGGCAGATATGATCTGTGAAGGAATTGACCAGACTCGTGGCTGGTTCTATAGCTTGCTTGCGGTTTCGACTATGCTGACTGGCAAAGCTCCTTATAAAGCTGTCATGGCGACAGGCCATGTACTGGATGAGCAAGGGCAGAAAATGTCTAAATCCAAGGGCAATGTTATTGATCCGTGGGAAGTGATTGACGAGTACGGTACAGATGCTTTCCGTTGGGCATTGCTGTCCGATAGTGCACCATGGAATAGCAAACGTTTCTCCAAAGGCATTGTAGGCGAGGCTAAATCGAAGCTGGTCGATACGCTTGTCAATACACACGCTTTTCTGACCTTGTATGCGGATATCGACGGATTTGATCCGGCACAGCATCCGTTCAAACCATCGGCTCATAAGTTGGATCGTTGGATTTTGTCCCGTCTGAACAGCCTCATTTTGGTAGTGGACAAAGCGCTGGCTGTAAATGACTTCCTGAACTCATCTAAAGCAATTGAATCGTTTGTGGATGAGCTGAGCAACTGGTATATCCGTCGTTCACGCGACCGATTCTGGGGCAATGGTCTTACAGAAGATAAGCTGGATGCATACCGTACACTGACCGAAGTGCTGTTAACGACTGCCAAACTGCTTGCGCCGTTTACACCACTGCTTGCAGAGGATATTTACCTCAACCTAAGCAACGGGGAAAGTGTTCATCTGGATGATTATCCGACTGCCAATGAATCCTTGATCGATCCGGAACTGGAACGAGATATGGAAACGGCACGCCGTGTCGTCGAATTGGCGCGTAACGTCCGCAACGAAACGGGTTTGAAAACGCGTCAACCGTTGTCCGAGTTGATTCTGTCCATGGATCAGGATTTTGAACTGAGTGGCTATGAGGAAATCATCAAAGATGAGATTAACGTGAAGCATATTCATGTGGAGACGGACGATAGCGGCTTTGTAGATTTTACACTGAAACTGAATTTGAAAGTAGCAGGCAAGAAATACGGCAAAAATGTCGGTTTCCTACAAAACTTTTTCAAAGGAATGTCTGCTGAGGATACCCGTTCTGTTGTAGAAAAAGGAGTGTTAAACGTCGCTTCTCCAGAAGGTGAAGAACTGCAAGTTACGGCCGAAGAATTGCTGGTGGAGAAAAAAGCGAAAGAAGGCTTCGCTTCTGCTTCCGGTTATGGCTTAACGGTAGCGTTGAACACAGACATTACACCGGAGCTGGAGCAAGAGGGCTGGGTACGTGAAGTGGTTCGTGCGGTACAGGATTATCGTAAAAAACTGGATCTGCCGATTGAAAAGTATGTGGCGTTGACGTTGGATGTAGATAATGAGCTGCGTCTGGCCATCGAAAGCTTCGACTCTGTGTTGCGTGAGAACGTATTGGTTACTACTGTGACATTTGGTCAAGCCGAACCGGCAGAACATGTGGAAGTGAACGGTAAAACCATCGGCGTTCATATTGGGGAATAA